The following is a genomic window from Nguyenibacter vanlangensis.
ATGCGGGCCTTCAACGCCATGCAGGACCGGATCTCGAAATTCGTCGCCGACAGGACGACCATGCTGGCCGCGATCTCGCACGATTTGCGGACACCGCTGACCCGTATCCGGCTGAGGGGGGAATTCATCGCGGACCGTGAACAGCAGAAACGATTATTTCAGGACGTGGCCGAGATGCAGGCCATGATCTCCTCGGCGCTCGTCCTGTTCCGGGACGACGTCACGGACGAACAGGGGACGTCCTTCGACCTGTCGGAGCTGGTCCGCGACGTGGTGGACGACGCCGTCGACCAGGGAAAGCCGGCCCTGTTTTCGGGGCCCGACCATGTCATTTTCCATGGCAGGCCCATGGCCCTGAAACGGGCGCTGGAAAATATCATCGGCAATGCCTGCATCTATGGCGCCTCGGCGGATGTGCGCCTGCACGAACGGGGGGATTGCCTGGCGATTTCCGTCGCGGATGACGGCCCCGGCATTCCCGAGGAATTCCTGGAGGCCGTCTTTACCCCGTTCTTTCGCCTGGAGCGATCGCGCAACCGCAGGACCGGGGGCACGGGTCTGGGCCTGACATCGTGCCGCGCCATCCTGCAGGCGCATGGGGGATCCATTTCCCTGAGCAACCGCGCGGACGGCGGATTGCTGGCGCAGATCATCCTGCCCCGGAACGCCGCCGCATGACGTGACCGGCCCCGAAGGCCCCGACGATCATCCGCGCCTGACGCTGGGGGTGAACATATACCCGCCGCTGCGGATCGTGCGGATGATCGTCGGGTTCTTGGGATCCGGTTCCAGCTTGCGGCGTAGCCTGCTGATCTGCGTGTCGATGCTGCGGTCATAGACGTCGTAGGCCACGCCATGCGCGAAATCGAGCAGGTGTTCGCGCCCCAGAACCTGCTGCGGACGCTCGGCGAAGGCCAGCAGCAGGTCGAACTCGCGCCCCGACAGGGGGACGAGCGTGTTTCGGGACGATCGGAGTTCCCGCCTGGCGATATCGAGTTTCCATCCGTCGAAATACAGGCTCGGCCTGACCGCGTCGCGGGCCGGCTCGGCCCTGATTTCGCCGCGGCGCAGCACGGCGCGGACCCGCGCCAGAAGTTCCCTGGGGTCGAACGGCTTGGTGATGTAGTCGTCCGCCCCCAGTTCCAGCCCGACGACGCGGTCGGTCGTCGTCACGGCCGCGGTCAGCATGATGACCGGTATGCCCGATGCCGTCCGCAGGCGCCGGCAAAGGTCGAGCCCGCCCTCTCCGGGCAGCATCAGATCCAGTATGACCAGGTCGATGTCCTCGGCATCCAGGATCTCGAACATGGCGCGGCCATCCCGGGCGACACGCGTGTGATGGCCGTACGAGCGGAAGAAATGATCGAGCAGAGACAGGATCTCTTCGTCATCATCCACGATCAGGAGTTTCAGCATGGCCGTCATTGCCCCACGGTAGCCGACCGAAGCCGCGATCCAATGTCAGTCGATGCCGTTTTTATGGCCCGGATGTCGCATTTTGTCCAAGCCGACACGCGTCCGGCGTTGCTGTCGATGGTCTGGACGACGGTTTGGGGCGGCGGTCTTGAATCGCGCCGCGCGCGGCGAACATTCAGCACATGCTGCGCATGCTGCACAGCCCATGAGACCGGAAGAGCGCGCCATGCGGCGGCCACGCAGACAGCAGGCACCAAAGGCGGGATCACGCTGGTCGGCGGACGTGACCCGGCACAGCGATGCCCTGGACCTGGAGCCGGCGATCTTCGCCAGCGACGATCCGCGCCGCATCGCCGAATCGCTGAAACATTCGGCGCAGGCCAGCACGCGCCGCAAGGCGGAGCCTTTCCGTTCGGCCATGTCCATGCTGGTCTTCTATATCAACCGCGCCGGGCGCAACCTGCCCGCCGCCCGCCGGGCGGTGCTGGAGCGGGCCAAGGCGGAGCTGCGCCGCGTCTTCGGCCGCCCGCTATGACCGCAGCCGCACGACATGCACCATGTCGGACAGGGCGGCGCCGGCATGCGTCCCCGGGGTCAGCAGGATGACGGCCCGGCGGGTGGCCTGGCCGCCCTGGCCGTCCCGGACGATGACATCGACGACGACGCTGCCCGGCCGGTTCTCGCTGGCCGACGGCGGGGGCACCGGCGGGCCGCCCGCCCTGCGCAGCGCCTGCCGCACCACGGGATCGGCCTGCCTGGCATCCGGGTCGTTGGGCTGCGTGACCGACAGATGCGGCCTGACGGCCTGCAGCAGGCCCGGCGTCATGCCCAGGACCAGCCCGACCTCGCCGACGCTCTGGAAGGGGCCGCCCGGCGGACGGTAGTTCAGCCCCGCGGCGAGGTAGCGCGCCTGCGACACGGCGCGGTCGGTCTGGGCGGTGCTGCGCCAGTCGACCATGTTCGCCGCGATCGACGCGGCCTGTTCCCTGGTCGCGCCGCATTCCTGCAGCAAGGCGGCCAGCAGCGGCCGCGGCGCGGAATTGGGATTGATCAGCCCGGCCTCGCTGCGTACCCGCAGCGTCGCCTCCATGCCGCCCACCCGCGTGACATAGGCGCGCCCGTCGGTGCTCCAGCGCGCGGCGGAATGGTCCATGACGTGGAAGACCGCGTCCCAGACCTCGCCGTCCGCCGCGTCCTGCAACTGTGCCGCGCTGCGCAGCGCGTAGACGCCGCGCAGCCCGGCGTCGGCCGTCGCGATGACGATGGACACCAGCAGCGACAGCCCGGCCAGGGTCCATAGCACGATCAGCAGGGCGAAGCCGCCCTGCCCCGCTGACGCGCCCCGGCGCGTCACCGATCGAGCCCGACCTTCTGGCGCAGGCGCTGCTGGGGATCGGCGCTGCCGGTCACATGCATGGGCGTCAGTTCGTCCGGCACGTTCGCGGCGTTGGGGTGGGTGTCGCGCAGGTCCTCCATCAGGCTGACCG
Proteins encoded in this region:
- a CDS encoding response regulator, giving the protein MTAMLKLLIVDDDEEILSLLDHFFRSYGHHTRVARDGRAMFEILDAEDIDLVILDLMLPGEGGLDLCRRLRTASGIPVIMLTAAVTTTDRVVGLELGADDYITKPFDPRELLARVRAVLRRGEIRAEPARDAVRPSLYFDGWKLDIARRELRSSRNTLVPLSGREFDLLLAFAERPQQVLGREHLLDFAHGVAYDVYDRSIDTQISRLRRKLEPDPKNPTIIRTIRSGGYMFTPSVRRG
- a CDS encoding DUF3175 domain-containing protein; amino-acid sequence: MRRPRRQQAPKAGSRWSADVTRHSDALDLEPAIFASDDPRRIAESLKHSAQASTRRKAEPFRSAMSMLVFYINRAGRNLPAARRAVLERAKAELRRVFGRPL
- a CDS encoding ATP-binding protein, whose protein sequence is MTLGHRLDTITGRIAMTIVVAILAAMTLYMVIVDNVPDWSRPALVDTGVLDQAATVVRLIAAMPDSQKPALAAAAATASYTVAWKAAPCSPGPLRRAPEIERRMRRLAGGDLAAVGFYVAEPSAASPAADARFNRAPFGMAVTLRNGACLIFTVPHRVWGLSWWKRDALMSVFVILATVCVSTIASRTLIRPIEEFSRAARRFGRDTSAPPMVEYGPRELRLAMRAFNAMQDRISKFVADRTTMLAAISHDLRTPLTRIRLRGEFIADREQQKRLFQDVAEMQAMISSALVLFRDDVTDEQGTSFDLSELVRDVVDDAVDQGKPALFSGPDHVIFHGRPMALKRALENIIGNACIYGASADVRLHERGDCLAISVADDGPGIPEEFLEAVFTPFFRLERSRNRRTGGTGLGLTSCRAILQAHGGSISLSNRADGGLLAQIILPRNAAA
- a CDS encoding type II secretion system protein GspK; this encodes MTRRGASAGQGGFALLIVLWTLAGLSLLVSIVIATADAGLRGVYALRSAAQLQDAADGEVWDAVFHVMDHSAARWSTDGRAYVTRVGGMEATLRVRSEAGLINPNSAPRPLLAALLQECGATREQAASIAANMVDWRSTAQTDRAVSQARYLAAGLNYRPPGGPFQSVGEVGLVLGMTPGLLQAVRPHLSVTQPNDPDARQADPVVRQALRRAGGPPVPPPSASENRPGSVVVDVIVRDGQGGQATRRAVILLTPGTHAGAALSDMVHVVRLRS